The Streptomyces sp. NBC_00440 genome contains a region encoding:
- a CDS encoding amino acid adenylation domain-containing protein, with protein sequence MSAEDVEDVYELSPLQQGMLLHCLYGGDSDTYLAQHSFAVDGTLDAPALETAWQQTVRAHPALRTSFHWEGMDTPLQVVHRHAPVELRRHDWSQLDTALQDEKAAQLLAAERAAGFDLAQAPLLRLDLVCLGADRHLVVWTHHMLPIDGWSVPLVIGEVVHRYLSLTTGAPPPAPAPPYRDYIAWLQQQDLDAAREFWTETLGDAGGFNRLGPLRPSPPDGPPSVIDEHNLVLGEELSAALRRTAARHGVTPGTLMLAAWALVVECFSGGSDVRFGVACSGRPALLPQVERMVGSFVNSLPLQLTVPMDREVGEWLREVQALNAAARRFEFSPLAQIKSWAKVTATEPLFDSLLVLENYPVDFGDITDAQQLSLRGLTDFEKTSEPLTVFVTAASTLRALYHRDRIGSRDVEEILGAFRTALTGLTREARTGPVASGLARLGQADPAASGSFARYGDGGTCLPALVQRWVERTPDAPAVVAEDGGLSFGELWDRSCAVAAALADAGVRHGSTVGVCLERSHDLVVAVLGAQLAGAAYLPLEPTLPEARLSFIVADAGAEVVIAQPGLMTLAHRIGATRVVSPLPPKEPGPSRTPVPMQGSDLAYVIYTSGSTGRPKGVAVTHEAILNRLLWAQDTFGLTPDDRVLQKTPFGFDVSVWELFWPLITGAVMVLARPGGHQDAAYLAGILADQRVTTAHFVPSMLELFVDDPAATDLPDLRRVLCSGEALPHGLTRRFAQTLPQVELHNLYGPTEAAVDVTWWDCAGTAPPGVVPIGRPLANVRAHVLDERLAEAPRSVPGELYLGGVQLATGYVGRPGLTAATFVAHPLAGPGARLYRTGDKVRRLADGSLEFLGRIDHQVKINGYRIELGEVEHTLAGHRAVRESAVTVHARGEHRELAAYVTAADTEADRTELPARLKEHLADRLPRYMVPATVTVLDTMPLNRNGKLDRSKLPDPRREVQRPANRPWSGPETAGEKAVAAAFEAVLGVQSIERDSDFFELGGTSFDAVRAIRQIDGATIPLITTHPTVRGLAAALESPASASGMLLNLAPPQTRPGTNLVCVPFGGGSAIAYRALAGQLSSDVSLQAVTLPGHEPGSDPQLRSVDAIAGECAAAVLALPPGPVAVYGHCVGVAMAVEVVRRVEAAGRPVERLFLGASYPFYEPRRIGGALQRVMAALVQRGWLRVGARTVGTTRGSVSEADEAEVRYLRSIGGFGTEVDDETIAFVMRAFRHDVTEGGRYFADVWTRGTEPWLSEPAEPPTPLSAPITFIAGTADPMTAGYGRGVRLWDRFSSSVDLAVIPEGSHYFLQDQAEALAGVIEKSLDAHCGRCGAETKAG encoded by the coding sequence GTGAGCGCGGAGGACGTGGAGGACGTCTACGAGCTGTCACCACTGCAGCAAGGCATGCTGCTGCACTGCCTCTACGGCGGGGACTCCGACACCTACCTGGCGCAGCACAGTTTCGCCGTCGACGGAACGCTCGACGCACCGGCGTTGGAGACCGCCTGGCAGCAGACCGTGCGCGCACACCCGGCCCTGCGCACGTCCTTCCACTGGGAGGGCATGGACACGCCCCTGCAGGTCGTGCACCGCCACGCGCCCGTTGAACTGCGCCGCCACGACTGGTCCCAACTCGACACGGCCCTGCAGGACGAGAAGGCAGCACAGCTGCTCGCGGCCGAGCGGGCGGCAGGGTTCGACCTCGCGCAGGCACCCCTGCTCCGCCTCGACCTGGTGTGCCTGGGCGCCGACCGGCACCTCGTGGTGTGGACCCACCACATGCTGCCCATCGACGGCTGGTCCGTGCCGCTGGTCATCGGGGAGGTCGTCCACCGCTACCTCAGCCTCACCACAGGGGCACCGCCACCGGCCCCCGCCCCGCCCTACCGCGACTACATCGCATGGCTCCAGCAGCAGGACCTGGACGCCGCACGGGAGTTCTGGACCGAGACCCTCGGGGACGCCGGTGGATTCAACCGACTGGGTCCTCTGCGGCCGAGTCCGCCGGACGGTCCGCCCTCGGTCATCGACGAGCACAACCTCGTCCTGGGCGAGGAACTGAGCGCCGCGCTGCGCCGGACCGCCGCTCGACACGGGGTCACACCGGGCACCCTGATGCTCGCGGCCTGGGCCCTCGTGGTGGAGTGCTTCAGTGGAGGTTCCGACGTACGGTTCGGCGTGGCCTGCTCCGGCCGGCCCGCGCTGCTGCCGCAGGTGGAGCGGATGGTCGGCAGCTTCGTCAACAGCCTCCCGCTGCAGCTGACGGTCCCCATGGACCGCGAAGTGGGGGAGTGGCTGCGTGAGGTCCAGGCGCTGAACGCGGCGGCCCGCCGCTTCGAGTTCAGTCCGCTCGCCCAGATCAAGTCCTGGGCGAAGGTGACGGCGACCGAGCCGCTGTTCGACAGCCTGCTGGTCCTGGAGAACTACCCCGTGGACTTCGGTGACATCACCGACGCACAGCAACTGTCGCTGCGCGGGCTGACGGACTTCGAGAAGACCAGCGAACCCCTGACCGTCTTCGTCACCGCGGCGTCCACCTTGCGTGCGCTCTACCACCGCGACCGCATCGGCTCCCGGGACGTTGAGGAGATCCTCGGCGCCTTCCGGACGGCCCTGACGGGGCTGACGCGAGAGGCGAGGACCGGCCCCGTCGCCTCCGGCCTCGCGCGCCTCGGCCAGGCGGACCCAGCGGCGTCCGGGAGCTTCGCCCGCTACGGCGACGGCGGGACGTGCCTGCCCGCACTGGTGCAGCGGTGGGTGGAGCGGACGCCTGACGCGCCCGCTGTGGTGGCGGAGGACGGAGGGCTCAGCTTCGGCGAGCTGTGGGACCGGTCGTGCGCCGTGGCCGCGGCGCTGGCCGACGCGGGGGTGCGGCACGGTTCGACGGTCGGGGTCTGTCTCGAACGCTCTCATGACCTCGTAGTCGCCGTCCTCGGCGCACAGTTGGCGGGCGCGGCGTACCTGCCGCTGGAGCCGACGCTTCCCGAGGCACGCCTGTCGTTCATCGTCGCCGACGCCGGGGCCGAGGTGGTGATCGCACAGCCCGGCCTGATGACGCTCGCACACCGCATCGGCGCGACGCGGGTCGTCAGCCCCCTGCCGCCGAAGGAGCCCGGCCCGAGCCGGACACCGGTCCCGATGCAGGGCTCCGACCTCGCGTACGTCATCTACACCTCCGGATCCACCGGCCGCCCGAAGGGCGTCGCGGTCACCCATGAAGCGATTCTCAACCGCCTCCTGTGGGCGCAGGACACCTTCGGTCTGACACCGGACGACCGCGTGCTGCAGAAGACTCCCTTCGGCTTCGACGTCTCGGTGTGGGAACTGTTCTGGCCGTTGATCACCGGCGCGGTCATGGTGCTGGCCCGCCCCGGAGGACACCAGGACGCCGCCTACCTGGCCGGGATCCTGGCCGACCAGCGGGTCACGACAGCCCACTTCGTGCCGTCGATGCTGGAACTGTTCGTCGACGACCCCGCTGCCACCGACCTGCCGGACCTGCGCCGAGTGCTCTGTAGCGGTGAGGCCCTGCCTCACGGCCTCACCCGCCGGTTCGCACAGACACTCCCGCAGGTGGAACTGCACAACCTGTACGGGCCGACCGAGGCCGCGGTGGACGTGACGTGGTGGGACTGCGCCGGCACAGCCCCTCCGGGCGTGGTCCCCATCGGCCGGCCGCTGGCGAACGTACGGGCCCACGTCCTGGACGAACGGCTCGCGGAGGCGCCGCGCTCGGTGCCGGGAGAGCTGTATCTGGGGGGAGTCCAGCTCGCGACCGGTTACGTGGGACGGCCCGGACTCACCGCGGCCACGTTTGTCGCGCACCCGCTGGCGGGCCCCGGCGCACGGCTGTACCGCACCGGCGACAAGGTACGGAGGCTGGCCGACGGCTCCCTGGAGTTCCTCGGCCGCATCGACCACCAAGTGAAGATCAACGGGTATCGGATCGAACTCGGCGAAGTGGAGCACACCCTGGCTGGGCACCGTGCCGTGCGCGAGAGCGCGGTCACGGTCCATGCGCGCGGTGAGCACCGCGAACTCGCGGCGTACGTGACCGCAGCCGACACCGAGGCCGACCGGACGGAGCTGCCCGCGCGGCTGAAGGAGCACCTCGCCGACCGGCTGCCGCGCTACATGGTGCCCGCGACGGTGACGGTCCTCGACACGATGCCGTTGAACCGCAACGGAAAGCTCGACCGCTCAAAGCTGCCCGATCCGCGCCGAGAGGTGCAACGGCCGGCCAACCGCCCGTGGAGCGGACCTGAGACCGCGGGTGAGAAGGCGGTCGCCGCCGCCTTCGAGGCCGTGCTCGGGGTGCAGTCGATCGAGCGCGACAGCGACTTCTTCGAGCTCGGCGGTACCTCCTTCGACGCGGTCCGCGCGATCCGGCAGATCGACGGGGCGACGATCCCCCTCATCACCACACACCCGACCGTGCGAGGCCTCGCCGCCGCACTGGAGTCACCGGCCTCCGCCTCGGGCATGCTCCTGAACCTGGCGCCGCCGCAGACGCGGCCCGGAACGAACCTGGTGTGCGTCCCGTTCGGCGGCGGCAGCGCCATCGCCTACCGTGCCCTCGCCGGCCAACTGTCCTCCGATGTCTCGCTCCAGGCGGTGACACTGCCGGGACACGAACCGGGAAGCGACCCTCAACTGCGCTCGGTGGACGCCATCGCCGGCGAGTGCGCCGCGGCCGTGCTGGCGCTGCCACCCGGCCCCGTCGCCGTCTACGGCCACTGCGTGGGCGTGGCGATGGCCGTCGAGGTCGTCCGCCGGGTCGAAGCCGCGGGACGGCCGGTCGAACGGCTGTTCCTGGGAGCCTCGTACCCGTTCTACGAGCCACGCCGCATCGGAGGTGCACTGCAGCGGGTGATGGCGGCTCTGGTGCAGCGTGGGTGGCTGCGGGTCGGTGCGCGGACGGTGGGGACGACCAGGGGGAGCGTGTCCGAGGCCGACGAGGCGGAAGTGCGCTACCTGCGATCCATCGGCGGGTTCGGCACAGAGGTCGACGACGAGACCATCGCGTTCGTGATGCGTGCCTTCCGCCACGACGTGACCGAGGGCGGCCGCTACTTCGCCGACGTGTGGACCCGCGGGACCGAGCCCTGGCTGAGCGAACCCGCAGAACCACCCACACCGCTCTCCGCACCGATCACGTTCATCGCGGGCACCGCCGACCCGATGACCGCCGGATACGGTCGCGGAGTCCGGCTGTGGGACCGGTTCAGCAGCAGCGTCGACCTCGCCGTGATCCCCGAGGGAAGCCACTACTTCCTCCAGGACCAGGCCGAGGCGCTGGCCGGCGTCATCGAGAAATCGTTGGACGCGCACTGCGGCCGCTGCGGGGCGGAGACGAAAGCCGGCTGA
- a CDS encoding cytochrome P450: protein MTTIDQEEPSMDHAPVAAGASDAPASAFPNGYDPFDFRIHEDPYPLYAWMREHAPVYRNEERDFWALSRHADVVDALRRPQRFSNRFGISLEPELWGPHAPKTSFFLAMDPPDHGVYRTLVSSAFTPSHVAAMEDRIRAITRERLEALRGQRRFDFATDYAAALPNDVLCEMLGIPEWDWDLIRADTDALNVREDMSDQRGPTATAAALRMAQYFVGLVTDLRKSPGQDLTSTLTAAEVDGRRLTDSEIVGFLFVMVGAGNESTGKTIGNAWYHGHLAREVQQAGLNGRADKWANETLRYDSASQMVARRLTDDTVLHGVQLRAGARIAVLPACANRDPRIFPDPERFDLDRDTSKMISFGHGPHHCLGSVLAKLEMRIALEEIGAVVSSYEIDADRARRVHTPHQRGFATLPCEVTWRTARAH, encoded by the coding sequence TTGACCACCATCGACCAGGAGGAACCCAGCATGGACCACGCCCCGGTCGCCGCAGGCGCATCGGACGCCCCCGCCTCTGCGTTCCCGAACGGCTACGACCCCTTCGATTTCCGGATCCATGAGGACCCGTATCCGCTCTACGCCTGGATGCGGGAGCACGCTCCGGTGTACCGCAACGAGGAACGGGACTTCTGGGCCCTGTCCCGCCACGCCGATGTCGTGGACGCGCTGCGCAGGCCGCAGCGGTTCTCGAACCGGTTCGGCATCTCGCTGGAGCCGGAACTGTGGGGTCCGCACGCCCCGAAGACCAGCTTCTTCCTCGCCATGGACCCACCCGACCACGGCGTCTACCGCACGCTGGTCTCCAGTGCGTTCACCCCGTCTCACGTGGCTGCGATGGAGGACCGGATCCGCGCGATCACCCGCGAGCGGCTGGAGGCCCTGCGCGGTCAGCGGCGTTTCGACTTCGCCACCGACTACGCCGCGGCCCTGCCCAACGACGTCCTGTGCGAGATGCTCGGTATTCCCGAATGGGACTGGGACCTGATCCGCGCGGACACGGACGCGCTGAACGTGCGTGAGGACATGTCGGACCAGCGCGGGCCGACGGCGACTGCGGCGGCGCTGCGCATGGCCCAGTACTTCGTCGGACTCGTCACCGACCTGCGGAAGAGCCCCGGCCAGGATCTGACATCGACTCTGACAGCGGCGGAGGTCGACGGACGGCGTCTGACCGATTCGGAGATCGTCGGCTTCCTGTTCGTCATGGTCGGCGCGGGCAACGAGTCGACCGGAAAGACCATCGGCAACGCCTGGTACCACGGGCATCTCGCGCGTGAGGTTCAGCAGGCCGGGCTGAATGGACGGGCCGACAAGTGGGCGAACGAGACGCTGCGTTACGACTCGGCGAGCCAGATGGTCGCCCGTCGCCTCACCGACGACACGGTTCTCCACGGTGTGCAGCTGCGTGCGGGTGCCCGTATCGCGGTCCTGCCCGCGTGCGCCAACCGGGACCCCCGGATCTTCCCCGACCCTGAGCGCTTCGATCTGGATCGCGACACCAGCAAGATGATCAGCTTCGGGCACGGGCCGCATCACTGCCTGGGTTCGGTGCTCGCCAAGCTTGAGATGCGTATCGCGCTGGAGGAGATCGGCGCTGTCGTGTCCTCGTACGAGATCGATGCCGACCGCGCTCGCCGTGTCCACACCCCTCATCAGCGTGGCTTCGCCACTCTGCCCTGCGAGGTCACCTGGCGCACGGCTCGGGCGCACTGA